The Deltaproteobacteria bacterium genome has a segment encoding these proteins:
- the dctP gene encoding TRAP transporter substrate-binding protein DctP gives MRRALGCIVVLFTLGLFIATTAPAADLVLKGATAWKKDYIFNAGYWEFSRQVEKRSGGKIKVEWKGGPEISSPFEMLGLVQRGVLDVLGGAGAYDSAKIPEGVFLEYFVGSTSDLRKAGVTKFFDEITQKRTGVKLLGLSSGPVEFAIFTKTPVTSIGQFKGLKMRSTPTYLPLGQALGATMIQVPWPDVYNALERGVVDGYFAPVIGTLSTKLYEQVCCMLKPHFWTVRTWMYISLDKWNKLTPEQQKVLTDSMIAVEQWTPGFYNDYIGGEIGTLVNKHGLKIHELKGDEAKRFRTMAYESSWKKYLPNSPEYGKQIREMARKLEDR, from the coding sequence GTCTTTTTATCGCGACGACCGCTCCGGCGGCCGACTTGGTGCTCAAGGGCGCCACCGCCTGGAAGAAGGACTACATCTTCAATGCCGGGTACTGGGAGTTTTCGCGCCAGGTCGAGAAGCGTTCCGGCGGGAAGATCAAGGTGGAATGGAAGGGTGGTCCCGAAATCTCGTCACCTTTCGAGATGTTGGGCCTGGTGCAACGAGGGGTGCTGGATGTCCTGGGCGGCGCCGGCGCTTACGATTCCGCCAAGATACCGGAGGGAGTCTTCCTGGAGTACTTTGTCGGGAGCACCAGCGACCTGCGCAAGGCCGGCGTCACCAAGTTCTTTGACGAAATCACCCAGAAACGGACCGGAGTGAAGCTCCTCGGGCTCAGCTCCGGGCCGGTGGAGTTCGCCATCTTCACCAAGACGCCGGTGACCAGCATCGGCCAGTTCAAGGGCCTGAAGATGCGCAGCACGCCCACGTATCTGCCCCTGGGCCAGGCCCTCGGGGCCACCATGATCCAGGTGCCTTGGCCCGATGTCTACAACGCCCTGGAGCGGGGGGTCGTGGACGGATACTTCGCTCCGGTCATCGGCACCCTGTCGACGAAGCTCTACGAGCAGGTCTGCTGCATGCTCAAGCCGCACTTCTGGACCGTGCGCACGTGGATGTACATCAGCCTGGACAAATGGAACAAGCTCACGCCGGAACAGCAAAAGGTCCTGACGGACTCCATGATCGCGGTCGAGCAATGGACGCCGGGCTTCTACAATGACTACATCGGCGGGGAAATCGGCACGCTGGTGAACAAGCACGGCCTCAAGATCCATGAGCTCAAGGGCGACGAGGCCAAGCGCTTCCGCACGATGGCGTACGAGTCGTCATGGAAGAAATACCTGCCCAATTCGCCGGAGTACGGCAAGCAGATCCGGGAAATGGCGCGGAAGCTCGAGGACCGTTGA